One Desulfobulbaceae bacterium DB1 DNA segment encodes these proteins:
- a CDS encoding cysteine--tRNA ligase — MEYKNILDLIGNTKIVPINRLNPHKNVKIYAKIESGNPGGSVKDRIALSMIEAAEASGELTPDKTVLEATSGNTGIGLSMVCAVKGYRCLLIMPESASIERRKIMEAYGAEILLTPGKRGTDGAIERAYAMAREHPDQYFLTDQFNNDANWMAHVKTTGPEIWEQTKGAVTDVVATLGTTGTVMGICRYFADNHPEVRVTAVEPFLGHKIQGLKNMKESYKPGIFDKSTPYQIINVPDEEAFRHARLLARKEGIFAGMSSGAAICAALAVAEQLSKGMIVVILPDSGDKYLSTELFTSKKEKKPKTTGGLRFFNTLSRKKEFFQPMSPNRVTFYACGPTAYEIANLGHCRRFIVADLIHRLLRQKGYNVQYYMNFTDLDDNTISGAAREGRTLKEFTGHYVEEFLKDMEALRLLPATGYPRASEHVDEMINIAHELIHKGYAYEQHGSVYFDISKFKKYGKLSRVPLDKIKVGKTVDLDDYEKNNPLDFTLMKRSTLAELKSGVFFQTDRGNMRPGWHIECAAMTLHYLGETMDIHTSGRDLLFPHHENENAIAESMTGKPLAKFWIHSELLLVEGRKMSVDNNNVITLRRLIEQGYTPREVRLFLIRNHYRKPIDFSYKKLDAARTSLKRLDEFTRKLQCLPPDMPHPKVAAFVSDMEESFQAAMDDDMNVSKAIGSIFDFIKKVNPIISLGQLDRDQKDYIKESLGKINAILNVLRLEECPLAPEIDRLIQEREQARKQKNWTRADDVRNQLAEQGITVIDTAKGPVWKGNDPE, encoded by the coding sequence ATGGAATATAAAAATATTCTCGACCTTATCGGCAACACGAAGATCGTGCCGATCAATCGTTTAAACCCGCACAAGAACGTTAAAATTTACGCCAAAATTGAATCAGGCAATCCCGGCGGCTCGGTCAAGGACCGGATAGCCCTGTCAATGATCGAAGCCGCCGAGGCAAGCGGCGAGTTGACTCCTGATAAAACCGTGCTTGAGGCCACCAGCGGCAACACCGGCATCGGTCTGTCCATGGTTTGCGCCGTCAAGGGATACCGCTGCCTCCTGATAATGCCGGAATCGGCCAGTATCGAACGACGCAAGATCATGGAAGCCTATGGGGCTGAAATTCTTCTGACACCGGGAAAACGCGGTACGGACGGTGCCATTGAACGGGCCTACGCCATGGCCAGGGAGCATCCGGATCAGTATTTTCTCACCGACCAGTTCAACAACGATGCCAACTGGATGGCCCATGTCAAGACGACCGGCCCGGAGATATGGGAACAGACAAAGGGCGCGGTCACCGACGTGGTGGCGACCTTGGGCACCACGGGCACGGTGATGGGCATTTGCCGATACTTTGCCGACAACCACCCCGAGGTCCGTGTTACCGCCGTTGAACCTTTTCTCGGCCACAAGATTCAGGGCCTGAAAAACATGAAGGAGTCCTATAAGCCGGGTATTTTCGACAAGTCGACACCCTATCAAATAATCAATGTACCGGATGAAGAGGCCTTCCGTCATGCCCGGCTGCTGGCCCGCAAGGAAGGAATTTTTGCCGGCATGAGCTCCGGCGCCGCAATCTGCGCGGCGCTCGCCGTGGCGGAGCAGTTGAGCAAAGGGATGATCGTCGTCATCCTGCCGGACAGCGGCGATAAATATCTGAGCACCGAACTCTTTACCTCGAAAAAAGAAAAAAAACCCAAAACAACCGGGGGATTGCGTTTTTTTAACACCCTCAGCCGCAAAAAAGAATTTTTTCAGCCCATGTCGCCGAACCGGGTGACTTTTTATGCATGCGGTCCCACCGCCTATGAAATCGCCAATCTTGGCCATTGCCGTCGTTTCATTGTCGCGGATCTCATCCATCGGCTGCTGCGGCAAAAAGGGTACAATGTCCAGTATTACATGAACTTCACCGACCTCGACGACAACACCATCAGTGGCGCGGCCCGCGAAGGCAGGACGCTGAAGGAGTTCACCGGCCACTACGTTGAGGAGTTCCTGAAGGACATGGAGGCATTGCGTCTCCTGCCCGCCACCGGATACCCGCGCGCCTCCGAGCATGTTGATGAAATGATCAACATCGCCCATGAGCTGATCCACAAGGGCTATGCCTACGAGCAGCACGGTTCGGTCTATTTCGACATCAGCAAATTTAAAAAATACGGCAAACTGTCCCGGGTGCCCCTGGACAAAATCAAGGTGGGCAAGACGGTTGACCTGGATGACTACGAAAAAAATAATCCCCTTGACTTCACCCTGATGAAACGCTCCACCCTGGCGGAACTGAAAAGCGGCGTCTTCTTTCAAACCGACCGCGGCAACATGCGTCCGGGCTGGCACATCGAGTGCGCCGCCATGACCCTGCATTATCTGGGCGAAACCATGGACATTCACACCAGCGGCCGCGACCTGCTGTTTCCCCATCACGAAAACGAAAACGCCATCGCCGAAAGCATGACCGGCAAACCCCTGGCCAAATTCTGGATTCACAGTGAGCTGCTGCTGGTTGAAGGCCGCAAGATGAGTGTTGACAACAACAACGTCATCACCCTGCGCCGGCTGATCGAACAGGGCTACACCCCTCGGGAAGTCCGCCTTTTCCTGATCCGCAACCACTACCGCAAGCCCATCGATTTTTCCTACAAAAAACTCGATGCCGCCCGGACAAGCCTCAAACGGCTTGACGAGTTCACCCGCAAGCTGCAGTGTCTGCCGCCGGACATGCCCCATCCCAAGGTGGCGGCCTTTGTCTCGGATATGGAGGAGAGCTTTCAGGCCGCCATGGACGACGACATGAACGTCTCCAAGGCCATCGGCTCGATCTTTGATTTCATCAAAAAGGTAAACCCCATCATCAGCCTGGGCCAGCTCGATCGGGACCAGAAAGACTATATCAAGGAGTCCCTGGGAAAAATCAACGCCATTCTCAATGTGCTGCGGCTGGAAGAGTGCCCGCTGGCTCCGGAAATCGACCGGCTGATTCAGGAGCGGGAACAGGCGAGAAAACAAAAAAACTGGACCAGGGCCGACGATGTCCGCAACCAGCTTGCCGAGCAGGGCATCACGGTGATTGATACCGCCAAGGGTCCGGTGTGGAAGGGCAACGACCCGGAGTGA
- a CDS encoding DUF4139 domain-containing protein, with protein sequence MQKTIMTALALFLLAGSPAMAEEEFISTLQDQQGISLTIYNQDLALVKDRRTITLPEGRHALAFKEVSGRIRPETALLSGRELSVLEQNFEFDLLTPETLLAKYVGREVTVIRTHPTTGEESSEKAKVLSAGNGIVLQLGDHIETGIPGRLVFAHVPENLRDRPTLTMLADSKSARPQQVELSYLTSGLGWQADYVAELNPDDTGLDINGWVTLTNESGASYNNADLQLVAGDVHQAPPEQTDRRRYLEKAMVQSAEMDGGMVEEQMFEYHLYSLERPTTIKDNQTKQVALLQATGVPCKKELLLQGNDFYYSSQAGDIERNLQVGVFLEAVNSKKNNLGRPLPRGVMRVYKKDSRDRLQFIGEDRIDHTPENETIRLKLGDSFDVTGRKKQMEFRKVAGFSRYNYVYESSYEIELKNGKKEEAVVKVVEPIPGDWEMLAESLPHEKATSNTAVWQMAVPGLGKKTLSYTVRVKF encoded by the coding sequence ATGCAGAAAACGATCATGACGGCTCTTGCCCTGTTTTTGCTGGCCGGTTCTCCGGCCATGGCGGAAGAGGAATTCATTTCCACCCTGCAGGACCAGCAGGGCATATCCCTCACCATTTACAACCAGGATCTGGCGCTGGTCAAGGACCGCCGCACCATCACCCTGCCGGAAGGCCGCCATGCCCTGGCCTTCAAGGAGGTAAGCGGCAGGATCAGGCCGGAAACCGCCCTGCTCAGCGGTCGCGAGCTTTCGGTACTGGAACAGAATTTTGAATTTGATCTGCTCACTCCGGAAACGCTGCTTGCAAAATATGTGGGCCGCGAGGTAACGGTGATCAGAACCCATCCGACCACCGGCGAGGAAAGCAGCGAAAAAGCGAAGGTGTTGAGCGCCGGCAACGGCATTGTGCTGCAACTGGGCGATCACATCGAAACCGGCATTCCCGGCCGCCTTGTTTTTGCCCATGTCCCGGAAAACCTGCGGGACCGGCCGACCCTGACCATGCTGGCCGACAGCAAATCCGCCCGTCCCCAGCAGGTGGAGCTCAGTTATCTCACCTCCGGCCTCGGCTGGCAGGCCGACTATGTCGCCGAACTGAACCCGGATGACACCGGACTTGACATCAACGGCTGGGTCACCTTGACCAATGAAAGCGGGGCAAGCTATAACAACGCCGACCTGCAGCTGGTGGCCGGAGACGTGCACCAGGCTCCCCCCGAACAGACGGACCGCAGGCGTTATCTGGAAAAGGCCATGGTCCAGTCAGCGGAAATGGATGGGGGCATGGTTGAGGAGCAGATGTTTGAATACCATCTCTACAGCCTGGAACGGCCGACAACCATCAAGGACAATCAAACCAAACAGGTCGCCCTGCTGCAGGCAACGGGCGTTCCCTGCAAAAAAGAACTCCTCCTGCAGGGCAACGACTTTTATTACAGCAGCCAGGCCGGGGACATAGAACGCAATCTGCAAGTCGGCGTTTTTCTCGAGGCCGTCAACAGCAAGAAAAACAATCTCGGCCGGCCGCTGCCCAGGGGCGTGATGCGGGTTTACAAAAAAGACTCCCGGGACCGGCTGCAGTTTATCGGCGAGGATCGCATCGACCACACCCCGGAAAATGAAACAATCCGCCTGAAACTGGGCGATTCCTTTGATGTGACGGGTCGCAAAAAACAGATGGAATTCAGGAAAGTCGCCGGTTTTTCCCGCTATAATTACGTTTATGAAAGCAGCTATGAAATCGAACTGAAAAACGGCAAAAAAGAGGAGGCCGTGGTCAAGGTCGTCGAGCCCATTCCGGGGGACTGGGAGATGCTTGCCGAATCACTGCCCCACGAAAAGGCGACAAGCAATACGGCGGTCTGGCAGATGGCGGTGCCGGGACTCGGCAAAAAAACCTTGAGCTACACGGTCAGGGTCAAATTCTGA
- a CDS encoding MFS transporter, with product MNPPDFSNKRNSMHYGWFIVAAGTFCVLAGLGFGRFALGMLLPSMGRSLSLSYSQMGLISTANFIGYLVAVLVCGKVTARFGARKVITGALLLAGLSMIVIGASHGLLAIMVLYTFTGMGSGMSNVPMMGLVSAWFTSRKRGRAAGFVVIGSGFAIIISGRLVPWLNTGGADGWRFSWFILGTVVILISLICYLMLRNRPQDLGLEPVGADAVLGGGRPRSSFATKPATSRTLYHCAAIYFLFGFTYVIYVTFIVTALVQERGFSESAAGGFWSWVGFLSLFSGPVFGVFSDRFSRKAALMVVFSIQALAYLMVAVNLPGLALYLSIGCFGIVAWSIPSIMAALIGDYVGPRRAVSVFGFITFVFGLGQISGPYLAGVLAERTGSFSGSFFLAAVLALLAVGLSAFLPSPAQPDKC from the coding sequence ATGAACCCGCCTGATTTCTCCAACAAAAGAAACAGCATGCATTACGGTTGGTTCATCGTGGCGGCCGGGACTTTCTGCGTCCTTGCCGGGCTTGGGTTCGGCCGGTTTGCCCTGGGCATGCTGCTGCCTTCCATGGGCCGGTCGTTGTCCTTGTCCTACTCGCAGATGGGACTCATCAGCACGGCGAACTTCATCGGCTATCTGGTTGCCGTTCTTGTCTGCGGCAAGGTGACGGCGCGTTTTGGGGCGCGGAAAGTCATTACCGGGGCGCTATTGCTGGCCGGTCTTTCCATGATCGTGATCGGCGCCAGTCACGGGCTGTTGGCGATCATGGTTCTTTACACCTTTACCGGCATGGGGAGCGGCATGTCCAATGTGCCGATGATGGGGCTTGTTTCCGCTTGGTTCACCAGCCGTAAACGGGGCAGGGCCGCGGGGTTTGTCGTCATCGGCAGCGGTTTTGCCATTATCATCTCCGGTCGGCTTGTGCCCTGGTTAAACACCGGCGGCGCCGACGGCTGGCGGTTCAGCTGGTTTATCCTGGGAACCGTTGTCATCCTGATTTCCCTTATCTGTTATCTCATGCTGCGCAACAGACCGCAGGATCTCGGGCTGGAGCCGGTGGGTGCCGATGCTGTTTTGGGCGGCGGCCGTCCGCGCTCATCTTTTGCAACCAAACCGGCCACGTCGCGCACCCTGTATCACTGCGCCGCTATTTATTTTCTTTTCGGCTTTACTTACGTAATATATGTGACTTTTATTGTCACGGCGCTGGTGCAGGAGCGGGGATTTTCCGAAAGCGCGGCCGGCGGTTTCTGGTCATGGGTCGGCTTTTTGAGTCTTTTTTCCGGGCCGGTATTTGGTGTTTTTTCCGACAGGTTCAGCCGGAAGGCGGCATTGATGGTGGTTTTTTCCATCCAGGCCCTTGCCTATCTCATGGTCGCGGTTAATTTGCCCGGTCTTGCCTTGTATCTTTCCATTGGTTGCTTCGGCATCGTGGCCTGGAGCATCCCGTCGATCATGGCGGCCCTGATCGGGGATTATGTCGGACCGCGGCGGGCGGTTTCCGTTTTCGGCTTCATCACCTTTGTTTTCGGCCTCGGCCAGATTTCCGGACCCTATTTGGCCGGGGTGCTGGCGGAAAGAACCGGCAGTTTTTCCGGCAGCTTTTTTCTTGCCGCGGTTCTTGCCCTCCTTGCCGTTGGTCTTTCGGCGTTCCTGCCTTCTCCGGCGCAGCCGGATAAGTGCTGA
- a CDS encoding transcriptional regulator, with amino-acid sequence MVESEDRCRLRVIHEERVANARKDILAAHEIEDLSLFFKAMADPTRLKIVFALMAAEMCVCDLAAFLEISESAVSHQLRFLRQLKLVVNRRQGPILYYRLSDDHVSRVAQLALEHIRE; translated from the coding sequence ATGGTGGAAAGTGAAGATCGCTGCCGGCTTCGGGTTATTCATGAAGAACGGGTTGCAAACGCTCGAAAAGATATTCTCGCCGCCCATGAAATCGAGGATCTGTCCCTCTTTTTTAAGGCAATGGCGGACCCGACCCGTTTGAAGATAGTTTTTGCCTTGATGGCGGCGGAAATGTGTGTTTGCGATCTGGCCGCATTTCTGGAGATATCCGAATCTGCGGTCAGCCATCAGCTCCGCTTTCTCCGCCAGTTGAAGCTGGTCGTTAACCGGAGGCAGGGGCCGATTTTATATTATCGGCTGAGCGATGATCATGTGAGCAGAGTCGCGCAGCTCGCGCTTGAGCATATCCGGGAGTAA
- a CDS encoding dihydrouridine synthase, whose amino-acid sequence MLKVRNLCIHPPLLLAPMAGITHSAFRCLLLQLGGVGLLSTEMLSAKRLPQENAAISPFLISTEAEHPLSYQLLVADKNQLAPAIDRVHQLGGDAIDLNLGCPAPQVRQFGGGSKLVDDAAHLRALVAEARSRTELPLTAKIRLGEELDETRLNNLCLMLEGEGIDLLTVHARLRKEPFSRRPRWEWVGKVKNRLSIPVVANGGIFNVNDARRCLALSGADGLMLGRGAVVRPWLFQELAAELYGTNPPPVIDRAVIYFSFIQQLEARFRPERRLGRLKEFTHYFSKTYPFGLRLASAVQSSHSVAEARERATDFFRRSHDQPVLTA is encoded by the coding sequence ATGCTGAAAGTCCGTAACCTGTGCATCCATCCGCCGCTCCTGCTGGCGCCCATGGCCGGCATCACCCATTCCGCCTTCAGATGCCTGCTCCTGCAGCTGGGAGGAGTCGGGCTCCTTTCCACCGAGATGCTGTCCGCCAAAAGGCTGCCCCAGGAAAATGCCGCGATTTCCCCCTTTCTGATCAGCACCGAGGCGGAGCACCCGCTTTCCTATCAGCTGCTGGTGGCCGACAAAAACCAACTTGCCCCGGCCATTGACCGGGTGCACCAATTGGGCGGCGATGCAATCGATTTGAATCTGGGCTGTCCCGCCCCGCAAGTCCGGCAATTCGGCGGCGGCAGCAAACTTGTGGATGACGCCGCGCATCTGCGGGCACTGGTGGCAGAGGCACGATCACGCACCGAACTGCCCCTGACCGCCAAGATCAGACTGGGTGAGGAGCTTGATGAAACACGGCTGAACAATCTCTGCCTGATGCTCGAAGGTGAGGGAATTGACCTGCTGACGGTGCATGCCCGGCTGCGGAAAGAACCCTTCAGTCGCCGGCCGCGCTGGGAATGGGTGGGCAAGGTGAAAAACCGGCTTTCCATCCCGGTGGTGGCCAATGGCGGAATTTTCAATGTCAACGACGCTCGCCGCTGCCTGGCTCTTTCCGGGGCGGACGGGCTGATGCTCGGCCGGGGCGCGGTGGTCCGTCCCTGGCTGTTTCAAGAGCTTGCCGCAGAGCTGTATGGAACGAATCCGCCGCCCGTCATTGATCGCGCCGTCATCTATTTTTCCTTTATTCAGCAGCTGGAAGCGCGTTTCCGGCCGGAACGACGGCTTGGCCGACTGAAGGAATTCACCCACTATTTCAGCAAGACCTACCCGTTCGGACTGCGGCTTGCCTCGGCTGTTCAGTCAAGCCATTCAGTGGCGGAAGCCCGGGAACGGGCAACCGATTTCTTCCGCCGGAGCCATGATCAGCCCGTATTGACCGCATGA
- a CDS encoding SOS mutagenesis and repair protein UmuC, with the protein MKKYFALVDCNNFYVSCERLFQPGLNGRPVVVLSNNDGCIISRSNEAKALGIAMGTPFFKCRELLAKHDVAVFSSNYALYGDLSRRVMAVLHRLEPEVEVYSIDEAFLHLYEMHGKTPEAYGREIRRRVSRCTGIPVSIGIGPTKTLAKIAGRIAKKDPGHGGAFAVDTEAADAVLRRCDVSDVWGIGQRKTEWLHLRGIRTAWDLKNCDDAWLRRHLTVTGLRVAMELRGCSCIELADCPVSKKSIASSKSFGYQVESPGELREALATYVETAAAKLRAQHALANSLEVSLSTNRFSAASPHYSGRQVVTLPQATASSTVLIRHALAALDRLYKPGLRYQKTGIVLFGLVPEKYCRPGLFSPPDRESGPLMAALDTINGRWGRQTIQHAVAGFAKPWRNRQEMKSRAYTTRWQDLPLVKAG; encoded by the coding sequence ATGAAAAAATATTTCGCCCTGGTTGACTGCAATAATTTTTATGTTTCCTGTGAACGACTTTTTCAGCCGGGCCTGAACGGCAGGCCGGTGGTGGTGCTGTCCAATAATGACGGCTGCATCATATCCCGTTCCAATGAGGCCAAGGCCCTCGGCATTGCCATGGGCACCCCTTTCTTCAAGTGTCGAGAGCTGCTGGCAAAGCATGACGTGGCGGTTTTTTCATCCAATTACGCCCTTTACGGCGATCTTTCCCGGCGGGTGATGGCGGTGCTGCACCGGCTTGAACCTGAGGTGGAGGTCTATTCCATCGATGAGGCCTTTCTCCATCTTTATGAAATGCATGGAAAAACACCGGAGGCATATGGCCGAGAGATTCGGCGGAGGGTGAGTCGCTGCACCGGCATTCCCGTTTCCATCGGCATCGGGCCCACCAAGACCCTGGCCAAAATCGCCGGCCGGATTGCCAAGAAAGACCCCGGACACGGCGGGGCGTTTGCGGTCGACACCGAGGCGGCGGATGCCGTGCTCCGTCGATGTGATGTGTCTGATGTGTGGGGGATAGGACAACGCAAAACGGAATGGCTCCACCTGCGGGGCATCCGGACGGCCTGGGATCTGAAAAACTGCGATGATGCCTGGCTGCGCCGTCATCTGACGGTTACCGGCCTGCGGGTTGCCATGGAACTGCGCGGTTGTTCCTGCATCGAACTTGCCGACTGCCCGGTCAGTAAAAAATCCATCGCCAGTTCAAAATCCTTTGGATATCAGGTCGAGTCACCGGGCGAGTTGCGCGAGGCGCTGGCCACCTATGTGGAAACGGCCGCGGCTAAGCTGCGGGCGCAGCACGCCCTGGCAAACAGCCTGGAGGTCTCTCTTTCCACCAACCGTTTCAGCGCCGCTTCGCCCCATTACAGCGGGCGGCAGGTGGTCACCCTGCCCCAGGCGACGGCAAGCAGCACCGTGTTGATCCGGCATGCCCTCGCGGCCCTTGACCGCCTTTATAAGCCGGGACTGCGTTATCAGAAAACCGGTATTGTTCTGTTCGGCCTTGTGCCGGAAAAGTATTGCCGGCCGGGGCTTTTCAGCCCGCCCGACCGGGAAAGCGGGCCGCTCATGGCGGCACTTGATACGATCAACGGGCGATGGGGCCGGCAGACCATCCAGCATGCGGTGGCGGGCTTTGCCAAGCCGTGGCGGAACCGGCAGGAGATGAAGTCACGGGCCTACACCACCCGCTGGCAGGATCTGCCGCTGGTCAAGGCCGGATGA
- a CDS encoding rubredoxin → MEGTMAKTDKYECPCGYVYDPAEGDFEHGIEPGTAFADLPESWVCPKCGAEKEYFNKVD, encoded by the coding sequence ATGGAGGGTACCATGGCAAAAACCGACAAATATGAATGTCCCTGCGGGTATGTGTATGATCCGGCTGAAGGCGATTTTGAGCACGGCATCGAGCCGGGAACGGCTTTTGCCGATCTGCCGGAAAGCTGGGTCTGCCCCAAATGCGGCGCGGAAAAAGAATATTTCAACAAAGTTGATTAA